The Faecalibacterium prausnitzii genome includes a window with the following:
- the aroB gene encoding 3-dehydroquinate synthase — MSDFIGTKLTMNLGERSYDIILKNGALENLYQFARLDRRVAVVTDSGVPAQYAQRVADQCREARIITVPQGEASKSFKILESVLQQMLDFNMGRGDLVVAVGGGVVGDLAGFAASIYMRGIDFINCPTTTLSMIDSSIGGKTAVDLGDTKNIVGAFWQPKLVIVDPDTLATLPRRHYINGLAEAVKASLLADPELFGIFEKGDIDGQINEIIYRSLRFKKNIVEQDETERGMRKALNFGHTIGHGIEAVKGIKGRRTVGLFHGECVALGMLPMIESKALQKRVRAVYRRLGLPLRTTYNKEKVLAEMLHDKKAQGGQITIIKVPGLGCWRAETIPVEGLRPLLGMEE, encoded by the coding sequence ATGAGCGATTTTATCGGAACCAAGCTCACCATGAATCTGGGCGAGCGCAGTTATGACATCATCCTGAAGAACGGCGCACTGGAGAACCTGTACCAGTTCGCCCGGCTGGACCGCAGGGTAGCCGTCGTCACCGACAGCGGCGTCCCGGCCCAGTATGCCCAGCGGGTGGCCGACCAGTGCCGCGAGGCCCGGATCATCACGGTGCCCCAGGGCGAGGCCAGCAAGAGCTTCAAGATCCTGGAGAGCGTTTTACAGCAGATGCTCGATTTCAACATGGGCCGCGGCGACCTGGTCGTGGCGGTGGGCGGCGGCGTCGTGGGCGACCTGGCCGGATTTGCCGCTTCCATCTATATGCGGGGCATCGACTTCATCAACTGCCCCACCACCACGCTCTCGATGATCGATTCCTCCATCGGCGGCAAGACGGCGGTGGATCTGGGCGATACCAAGAACATCGTGGGTGCCTTCTGGCAGCCTAAACTGGTCATCGTGGACCCGGATACGCTGGCCACCCTCCCCCGCCGCCACTACATCAACGGCCTGGCCGAGGCGGTCAAGGCCAGCCTGCTGGCCGACCCGGAGCTGTTCGGCATCTTTGAAAAGGGCGACATCGACGGCCAGATCAACGAGATCATCTACCGCAGCCTGCGGTTCAAGAAAAACATCGTCGAGCAGGATGAGACCGAGCGCGGGATGCGCAAGGCCCTCAACTTCGGCCACACCATCGGCCACGGCATCGAAGCCGTCAAGGGCATCAAGGGCCGCCGCACCGTGGGCCTGTTCCACGGCGAGTGCGTGGCGCTGGGGATGCTGCCCATGATCGAATCCAAGGCGCTGCAAAAGCGGGTGCGGGCGGTCTACCGCCGCCTGGGCCTGCCCCTGCGCACCACCTACAACAAAGAAAAGGTGCTGGCCGAGATGCTGCACGACAAAAAGGCGCAGGGCGGTCAGATCACCATCATCAAGGTGCCGGGTCTGGGCTGCTGGCGCGCTGAGACCATCCCGGTGGAGGGCCTGCGCCCCCTGCTGGGTATGGAGGAATGA
- a CDS encoding bifunctional chorismate mutase/prephenate dehydratase codes for MDALDKARREIDTVDAALAALFERRMAAVLAVAEYKKAHGLPIFDAAREAVVLDKAEARIQDPALRPYYRDHVQHMMDVAKQYEAEVLGRNRAAYQGVEGAFAHIALKALFPHAEAVSYPTWDEVFDAVERGDAAHGVVPFENSHAGDVSAVLDLCYNHPALWVVDVYDLPISQNLLVLPGTPLSELKHVYSHQQAIAQSETFLKQFRLPATAMPNTAMAAKFVAESGDRTQAAIASVETAALYGLEVLVPSINTDGDNTTRFIVLSREKPTAGNRFSLLFTVDNKPGKLAEVIQIIGASGYDMESIKSRPLPHVPFDYYFYVELVGDPTAEETAALLRALNHVCRTVRLLGVYNK; via the coding sequence ATGGACGCACTGGACAAAGCCCGCCGGGAGATCGACACGGTGGACGCCGCGCTGGCCGCGCTGTTCGAGCGGCGGATGGCGGCTGTGCTGGCGGTCGCCGAATACAAAAAGGCCCACGGCCTGCCGATCTTCGATGCCGCGCGGGAAGCCGTGGTGCTGGACAAGGCCGAAGCACGCATTCAGGACCCTGCCCTGCGCCCCTATTACCGCGACCACGTACAGCACATGATGGATGTGGCCAAGCAGTACGAGGCCGAGGTGCTGGGCCGGAACCGCGCCGCCTATCAGGGCGTGGAGGGAGCCTTTGCGCACATCGCGCTCAAGGCGCTCTTCCCCCATGCGGAGGCGGTCAGCTACCCCACCTGGGACGAAGTCTTCGACGCGGTGGAACGCGGCGATGCAGCCCATGGCGTGGTCCCCTTTGAGAACAGCCACGCGGGCGATGTGTCCGCCGTGCTGGACCTGTGCTACAACCACCCCGCCCTGTGGGTCGTGGATGTGTACGACCTGCCCATCTCGCAGAACCTGCTGGTCCTGCCCGGCACCCCGCTGAGCGAGCTGAAGCATGTGTACAGCCACCAGCAGGCCATTGCCCAGAGCGAGACCTTCTTAAAGCAGTTCCGCCTGCCGGCCACGGCCATGCCCAACACGGCCATGGCGGCCAAGTTCGTGGCCGAGAGCGGCGACCGGACGCAGGCGGCCATCGCCAGCGTGGAAACGGCGGCGCTGTACGGGCTGGAAGTTCTGGTGCCCAGCATCAACACCGATGGCGACAACACCACCCGGTTCATCGTCCTCAGCCGCGAAAAGCCCACGGCGGGCAACCGCTTCTCGCTGCTGTTCACGGTGGACAACAAGCCCGGCAAGCTGGCCGAGGTCATCCAGATCATCGGTGCCAGCGGCTACGATATGGAGTCCATCAAGAGCCGCCCGCTGCCCCATGTCCCCTTCGATTACTATTTTTACGTTGAGCTGGTGGGCGACCCCACCGCCGAAGAGACCGCCGCGCTGCTGCGCGCGCTGAACCATGTCTGCCGCACGGTACGGCTGTTAGGAGTGTACAACAAATGA
- the aroC gene encoding chorismate synthase, with protein sequence MKNTFGSALSLTIFGESHGRAIGAVLDGMAAGVPVDEAFLAACMDKRRARGDGLSTPRVEADRVQFLSGVVNGRTTGTAIALMIENQNTRSGDYARTADLLRPGHADYTAYAKYHGFQDARGGGHFSGRITAALVAGGAVVLGALDRAGINIVTHIGRCAGVADTPFALDDPAALGAQAEALLSRGDGFALLNGEAEEPMKAAIRAAGSAGDSVGGTLETAILGLPAGIGEPYFDSVESELAHMAFSVPAVKGIEFGTGFGFADLKGSKANDAFRMQGGRIVTATNHNAGLNGGISNGMPVVFRTVVKPTPSIYKPQDTVDYIAKQNAELSIQGRHDPCIVPRAAIVQTCAAALAVGDLLTAKYGMAWMEQPTAYRKEEL encoded by the coding sequence ATGAAGAACACGTTCGGGTCTGCCCTCTCCCTGACCATCTTCGGCGAGAGCCATGGCCGCGCTATCGGCGCCGTGCTGGACGGCATGGCGGCGGGGGTGCCGGTGGATGAGGCGTTCCTCGCCGCCTGCATGGACAAGCGCCGGGCGCGGGGCGACGGCCTGTCCACCCCCCGCGTGGAGGCGGACCGGGTGCAGTTCCTCTCCGGCGTTGTGAACGGCCGGACGACCGGCACCGCCATCGCCCTGATGATCGAGAACCAGAACACCCGCAGCGGCGACTATGCCAGGACCGCCGACCTGCTCCGCCCCGGCCATGCGGATTACACAGCCTATGCCAAATACCACGGCTTTCAGGATGCGCGGGGCGGCGGACACTTTTCCGGCCGCATCACGGCGGCGCTGGTGGCAGGCGGTGCGGTGGTGCTGGGTGCCCTCGACCGGGCCGGCATCAACATCGTGACCCACATCGGGCGGTGCGCGGGCGTTGCGGACACCCCCTTTGCGCTGGATGACCCGGCGGCACTGGGGGCGCAGGCCGAAGCGCTGCTGAGCCGGGGCGATGGCTTCGCTCTGCTGAACGGAGAAGCCGAAGAGCCGATGAAAGCGGCCATCCGCGCCGCAGGCAGCGCAGGCGACAGTGTGGGCGGTACGCTGGAGACCGCCATCCTCGGCCTGCCCGCAGGCATCGGCGAACCCTATTTTGACAGCGTGGAAAGCGAGCTGGCCCACATGGCCTTCTCGGTCCCGGCCGTCAAGGGCATCGAGTTCGGCACCGGCTTTGGCTTCGCCGACCTGAAGGGCAGCAAGGCGAACGATGCCTTCCGGATGCAGGGGGGCCGCATCGTGACGGCTACCAACCACAACGCGGGCCTGAACGGCGGCATCTCCAACGGGATGCCGGTCGTCTTCCGCACCGTGGTCAAGCCCACGCCCAGCATCTACAAACCACAGGACACCGTGGATTACATTGCAAAACAGAACGCGGAACTTTCCATCCAGGGCCGTCACGACCCCTGCATCGTGCCCCGTGCGGCCATCGTGCAGACCTGCGCGGCGGCGCTAGCCGTCGGCGACCTGCTGACCGCGAAGTACGGCATGGCCTGGATGGAACAGCCCACCGCTTACCGCAAGGAGGAGCTGTAA
- a CDS encoding lysophospholipid acyltransferase family protein yields MSILRTIAMFVYLFGYMIVHYGVLRRAERALAAGDMDTVEQIINKHIPHWSQGILKVTGARLVVEGQENIPKDGPCVFVGNHRSYYDIPLLLAALDAPHGILAKEELEKIPLLNRWMKLLGCVFVKRDDIRASVKALNDATAIVESGKSFVIFPEGTRYKGEEGGAGEFKAGAFRIAIKTGAPVVPVAISGARGLFEAHGNRATPGSIHIRILPPIRTVGMSKAEQKQLPEAVRQTILAQL; encoded by the coding sequence ATGAGCATTCTTCGCACGATCGCGATGTTTGTATATCTGTTTGGCTATATGATCGTCCACTACGGTGTGCTCCGCCGGGCCGAGCGCGCCCTCGCCGCCGGGGACATGGATACCGTGGAGCAGATCATCAACAAACATATCCCGCACTGGAGCCAGGGCATCCTGAAAGTGACCGGCGCACGGCTGGTGGTGGAAGGGCAGGAGAACATCCCCAAGGACGGCCCCTGCGTTTTCGTGGGCAACCACCGCAGCTACTACGACATCCCGCTGCTTCTGGCGGCGCTGGATGCGCCTCACGGCATCCTGGCGAAAGAGGAGCTGGAAAAGATCCCTCTGCTCAACCGCTGGATGAAGCTGTTGGGCTGCGTTTTCGTCAAGCGCGACGACATCCGCGCGTCCGTCAAGGCGCTGAACGATGCCACGGCCATCGTGGAGAGCGGCAAGAGCTTCGTCATCTTCCCCGAAGGCACCCGCTATAAGGGCGAAGAGGGCGGCGCAGGCGAGTTCAAGGCCGGTGCGTTCCGCATCGCCATCAAGACCGGTGCCCCGGTGGTGCCGGTGGCCATCTCCGGTGCCCGCGGCCTGTTCGAGGCCCATGGCAACCGTGCGACTCCCGGTTCCATCCACATCCGCATCCTGCCGCCCATCCGGACGGTCGGCATGAGCAAGGCAGAGCAGAAACAGCTGCCCGAAGCCGTCCGCCAGACCATCCTCGCACAGCTTTAA